In Streptomyces thermolilacinus SPC6, a single genomic region encodes these proteins:
- a CDS encoding phosphatase PAP2 family protein, with product MALLSLCAFALVTWQVAVRGPLTALDERAGRALAGRGPAWLTELGADLGHPHVALPVLAVAVAYAVWRGRRRAALYAGAAMALVPALVVPLKLLLDRPGPFTDATGYYPSGHTATALVAYGAAALLTRPRALAPVAAVLTAATGAGLVLRGYHWPLDVAGSLLLFGAGFAALTGVAGPSGVSARGRRRSCGRTPRR from the coding sequence GTGGCGCTGCTGTCGCTGTGCGCGTTCGCGCTGGTCACCTGGCAGGTGGCGGTACGCGGCCCGCTCACCGCGCTGGACGAGCGCGCCGGGCGCGCGCTGGCAGGCCGCGGCCCCGCGTGGCTCACCGAACTCGGCGCCGACCTCGGTCACCCGCACGTCGCCCTGCCGGTGCTGGCCGTCGCGGTGGCGTACGCCGTGTGGCGCGGGCGGCGGCGGGCGGCGCTGTACGCGGGCGCGGCCATGGCGCTCGTACCGGCCCTGGTGGTGCCGCTGAAGCTGCTGCTGGACCGGCCCGGCCCGTTCACCGACGCGACCGGCTACTACCCGTCCGGGCACACCGCGACGGCGCTGGTGGCGTACGGGGCGGCGGCGCTGCTGACGCGCCCGCGCGCGCTGGCGCCCGTCGCCGCGGTGCTGACGGCGGCGACGGGCGCGGGGCTGGTCCTGCGCGGCTACCACTGGCCGCTGGACGTGGCGGGCAGCCTGCTGCTGTTCGGCGCGGGTTTCGCGGCTCTCACGGGTGTCGCCGGTCCCTCCGGGGTCAGCGCCAGGGGTAGGCGTCGAAGTTGCGGGAGAACTCCCAGGCGTTGA
- a CDS encoding chitinase: MDRARRTRPLAAVLAAVLAAGGLVAATQTAEARPHLTAPSATAQVPPGTTAAQAPTSRAATAAQAVTAGTGTSADTELLRNGGFETALDGWTCSAGSGAAVTSPVHGGTGALKATPTGGDNARCAQTVAVRPDSAYTLSGWVRGGYAYLGASGTGSTDTYTWTPSAADWQKLTTTFRTGPATTSVTVYTHGWYGTAAYHADDLSLTGPGGDPVTVPAAPTGLTAGTPTSSSVPLTWRPVSGATGYTVYRDGVKALGVTGTSATVTGLAADTSYGFQVAAVNSAGESPKSPVVTARTARGGSPGPGPQLPAHALVGYLHASFANGSGYTRMADVPDSWDVINLAFGEPTSVTSGDIRFALCPRTECPNVESPDEFKAAVKAKQAAGKKVLISIGGQNGQVQLATTAARDAFVASVSKIIDEYGLDGLDIDFEGHSLSLNTGDTDFRSPTTPVIVNLISALKTLKARYGDDFVLTMAPETFFVQLGYQFYGSGPWGGQDPRAGAYLPVIHALRDDLTLLHVQDYNSGPIMGLDNQYHHMGSADFHIAMTDMLLTGFPVAGDASRFFPALRPEQVAVGLPASPNAGNGHTPPAEVNKALNCLTRNTDCGTYRPHGTWPALRGLMTWSINWDRFNAWEFSRNFDAYPWR; encoded by the coding sequence GTGGACCGCGCACGTCGCACCAGACCTCTCGCCGCCGTACTGGCGGCCGTTCTCGCGGCGGGCGGCCTCGTCGCCGCGACGCAGACCGCCGAGGCCCGCCCGCACCTCACGGCCCCGTCCGCCACCGCCCAGGTCCCGCCCGGCACCACCGCCGCCCAGGCCCCCACCTCACGCGCCGCCACCGCCGCCCAGGCCGTCACCGCGGGTACCGGCACGTCAGCCGACACCGAACTCCTCCGCAACGGCGGCTTCGAGACCGCCCTGGACGGCTGGACCTGCTCGGCGGGCAGCGGAGCCGCCGTCACCTCACCCGTGCACGGCGGCACCGGCGCCCTGAAGGCCACGCCGACGGGCGGCGACAACGCCCGCTGCGCCCAGACCGTCGCCGTACGCCCCGACTCGGCGTACACGCTGAGCGGCTGGGTGCGCGGCGGCTACGCGTACCTCGGCGCGTCAGGCACCGGCTCCACCGACACGTACACCTGGACACCCTCCGCCGCCGACTGGCAGAAGCTCACCACGACCTTCCGCACCGGCCCCGCCACCACCTCGGTCACCGTCTACACCCACGGCTGGTACGGCACCGCCGCCTACCACGCCGACGACCTGTCGCTCACCGGCCCCGGTGGCGACCCCGTCACCGTCCCGGCCGCCCCCACGGGCCTCACCGCGGGCACGCCCACCTCGTCCAGCGTGCCGCTCACCTGGCGGCCCGTCAGCGGCGCGACCGGCTACACCGTCTACCGCGACGGCGTGAAGGCGCTCGGCGTCACCGGCACGTCGGCCACCGTCACCGGCCTGGCCGCCGACACCTCGTACGGCTTCCAGGTCGCCGCCGTCAACAGCGCGGGCGAGTCGCCCAAGTCCCCGGTGGTCACCGCGCGCACGGCGAGGGGCGGCTCCCCGGGCCCCGGCCCGCAGCTGCCCGCCCACGCCCTCGTCGGCTACCTCCACGCCAGCTTCGCCAACGGTTCCGGCTACACCCGCATGGCGGACGTGCCGGACTCCTGGGACGTGATCAACCTGGCCTTCGGCGAGCCGACCTCCGTCACCTCCGGCGACATCCGCTTCGCCCTCTGCCCCCGCACCGAGTGCCCGAACGTCGAGTCGCCCGACGAGTTCAAAGCCGCCGTCAAGGCCAAGCAGGCCGCGGGCAAGAAGGTCCTCATCTCCATCGGCGGCCAGAACGGACAGGTCCAGCTCGCCACGACCGCCGCCCGCGACGCGTTCGTCGCCTCCGTCTCGAAGATCATCGACGAGTACGGGCTCGACGGCCTCGACATCGACTTCGAGGGCCACTCGCTCTCCCTCAACACGGGCGACACCGACTTCCGCAGCCCCACGACCCCGGTCATCGTCAACCTGATCTCCGCCCTGAAGACGCTGAAGGCCAGGTACGGCGACGACTTCGTCCTCACCATGGCGCCCGAGACCTTCTTCGTGCAGCTCGGCTACCAGTTCTACGGCTCCGGCCCCTGGGGCGGCCAGGACCCGCGCGCGGGCGCGTACCTGCCGGTCATCCACGCCCTGCGCGACGACCTGACGCTCCTGCACGTCCAGGACTACAACTCCGGCCCGATCATGGGCCTCGACAACCAGTACCACCACATGGGGAGCGCCGACTTCCACATCGCCATGACCGACATGCTGCTCACCGGCTTCCCCGTCGCGGGCGACGCGAGCCGCTTCTTCCCGGCCCTGCGCCCCGAACAGGTCGCCGTCGGCCTGCCCGCATCCCCGAACGCGGGCAACGGCCACACCCCGCCCGCCGAGGTGAACAAGGCCCTCAACTGCCTCACCAGGAACACCGACTGCGGCACCTACCGCCCCCACGGCACCTGGCCCGCCCTGCGGGGCCTGATGACCTGGTCCATCAACTGGGACCGCTTCAACGCCTGGGAGTTCTCCCGCAACTTCGACGCCTACCCCTGGCGCTGA
- the gabT gene encoding 4-aminobutyrate--2-oxoglutarate transaminase, which translates to MTEIAQERRVVTAIPGPKSQELQARRVASVAGGVGSVLPVFTARAGGGIIEDVDGNSLIDFGSGIAVTSVGASAEAVVRRASAQLADFTHTCFMVTPYEGYVEVCEALAELTPGDHAKKSALFNSGAEAVENAVKIARSYTKRQAVVVFDHGYHGRTNLTMALTAKNMPYKQGFGPFAPEVYRVPVAYGYRWPTGPENCGPEAAAQAIDQITKQIGAENVAAIIIEPVLGEGGFIEPAKGFLPAIVKFANDNGIVFVADEIQSGFCRTGQWFACEDEGIVPDLITTAKGIAGGLPLAAVTGRAEIMDSVHGGGLGGTYGGNPVACAGALGAIETMKELDLNGKAKRIEEVMKGRLAAMQEKYEIIGDIRGRGAMIAIELVKDPATKEPNPEAAGALAKACHAEGVLVLTCGTYGNVLRFLPPLVIGEDLLNEGLDVIEGAFAAL; encoded by the coding sequence ATGACCGAAATTGCGCAGGAGCGCCGCGTCGTCACCGCCATCCCCGGCCCGAAGTCGCAGGAGCTTCAGGCCCGCCGCGTCGCCTCCGTCGCGGGCGGCGTCGGCTCCGTACTGCCGGTGTTCACCGCCCGCGCGGGCGGCGGCATCATCGAGGACGTCGACGGCAACAGCCTGATCGACTTCGGTTCCGGCATCGCCGTGACGTCCGTGGGCGCCTCCGCCGAGGCCGTCGTGCGCCGCGCCTCCGCGCAGCTGGCGGACTTCACCCACACGTGCTTCATGGTCACGCCGTACGAGGGCTACGTGGAGGTCTGCGAGGCGCTGGCCGAGCTGACGCCGGGCGACCACGCCAAGAAGTCCGCGCTGTTCAACAGCGGTGCCGAGGCCGTCGAGAACGCGGTCAAGATCGCCCGCTCGTACACCAAGCGCCAGGCCGTCGTCGTCTTCGACCACGGTTACCACGGCCGTACGAACCTCACGATGGCGCTGACCGCCAAGAACATGCCGTACAAGCAGGGCTTCGGTCCCTTCGCGCCCGAGGTCTACCGCGTCCCGGTCGCCTACGGCTACCGCTGGCCGACCGGCCCGGAGAACTGCGGCCCCGAGGCCGCCGCCCAGGCCATCGACCAGATCACCAAGCAGATCGGCGCCGAGAACGTCGCCGCGATCATCATCGAGCCGGTCCTCGGCGAGGGCGGCTTCATCGAGCCGGCCAAGGGCTTCCTCCCCGCGATCGTGAAGTTCGCCAACGACAACGGCATCGTCTTCGTCGCCGACGAGATCCAGTCCGGCTTCTGCCGCACCGGCCAGTGGTTCGCGTGCGAGGACGAGGGCATCGTCCCGGACCTGATCACCACCGCCAAGGGCATCGCGGGCGGTCTGCCGCTCGCCGCCGTCACCGGCCGCGCCGAGATCATGGACTCCGTGCACGGCGGCGGCCTCGGCGGCACCTACGGCGGCAACCCGGTGGCGTGCGCCGGTGCGCTCGGCGCCATCGAGACGATGAAGGAGCTCGACCTCAACGGCAAGGCCAAGCGCATCGAGGAGGTCATGAAGGGCCGCCTCGCCGCGATGCAGGAGAAGTACGAGATCATCGGTGACATCCGGGGCCGCGGCGCGATGATCGCCATCGAGCTGGTGAAGGACCCGGCGACCAAGGAGCCGAACCCGGAGGCCGCCGGTGCGCTGGCGAAGGCCTGCCACGCGGAGGGCGTGCTGGTCCTGACCTGCGGCACCTACGGCAACGTGCTGCGCTTCCTGCCGCCGCTGGTCATCGGCGAGGACCTGCTGAACGAGGGCCTGGACGTCATCGAGGGCGCGTTCGCCGCGCTCTGA
- a CDS encoding EamA family transporter yields the protein MTTARISGTVWAALAIVYLVWGSTYLGIRIAVETMPPFLSAGARFVVAGLLLAALLAWRHGPGVLKVTRAQLASAAVVGVLLLLGGNGLVVLAETSVPSGLAALLVAGVPAWVVLLRTGFGERPGPAAYAGVALGLAGLAVLSLPGLSGDVRMGGVLTVVVATLLWATGSFSSSRIPMPRNPFTASAYEMVAGGLGCALVGLVRGEHSGLDLADVSARSWTALAYLIVFGSLIAFTAYAWLLQSAPISLVATYAYVNPVVAVFLGWLVVDEALTWPIALGGAIVVAGVWLIVRAERRPAPAATATVLEAVAPAEAPTADPAAAATPAAVAAIAAPQSPAPAEPADPESPPLHGGQTPSGPSGPTV from the coding sequence ATGACAACCGCGCGCATCAGCGGCACCGTGTGGGCCGCGCTGGCGATCGTGTACCTCGTGTGGGGCTCGACGTACCTCGGTATCCGCATCGCCGTCGAGACCATGCCCCCCTTCCTCTCCGCCGGTGCCCGCTTCGTCGTCGCCGGTCTCCTCCTCGCCGCGCTGCTCGCCTGGCGTCACGGACCCGGCGTCCTGAAGGTCACCCGCGCCCAGCTCGCCTCGGCCGCCGTGGTCGGCGTCCTGCTGCTCCTCGGCGGCAACGGCCTGGTCGTCCTCGCGGAGACCTCCGTGCCGTCGGGCCTCGCCGCCCTGCTGGTCGCGGGCGTACCGGCATGGGTGGTCCTGCTGCGCACCGGGTTCGGCGAGCGCCCGGGCCCCGCCGCGTACGCCGGTGTCGCCCTCGGCCTGGCCGGGCTCGCGGTCCTCAGCCTCCCCGGCCTGAGCGGTGACGTCCGCATGGGCGGCGTCCTCACGGTCGTGGTCGCCACCCTGCTGTGGGCGACGGGCTCGTTCTCGTCCTCCCGCATCCCGATGCCGCGCAACCCGTTCACGGCCAGCGCGTACGAGATGGTCGCGGGCGGCCTCGGCTGCGCCCTGGTCGGCCTCGTCCGCGGCGAGCACAGCGGCCTGGACCTGGCCGACGTGTCCGCCCGGTCGTGGACGGCGCTCGCGTACCTGATCGTCTTCGGCTCGCTGATCGCCTTCACCGCGTACGCCTGGCTCCTCCAGAGCGCGCCGATCTCCCTCGTCGCCACGTACGCCTACGTCAACCCGGTCGTCGCCGTCTTCCTCGGCTGGCTGGTCGTGGACGAGGCGCTGACCTGGCCCATCGCGCTCGGCGGCGCCATCGTCGTGGCCGGCGTCTGGCTGATCGTGCGCGCCGAACGCCGCCCCGCGCCCGCCGCGACCGCCACCGTCCTCGAAGCCGTCGCACCGGCCGAGGCGCCCACGGCGGACCCAGCCGCCGCAGCCACCCCGGCGGCAGTCGCGGCCATCGCCGCCCCACAGTCGCCCGCACCTGCCGAACCGGCGGACCCGGAGTCGCCACCACTCCACGGCGGACAAACCCCAAGCGGCCCCTCCGGGCCTACCGTGTGA
- a CDS encoding type IV secretory system conjugative DNA transfer family protein has translation MDRDGTSYEARGTHPDPHPAAPPPRPTSPPAGQVPPPTQSMPRPPVGPPAPGPSVSAFTPPPAPPAPRHAPASPAGGSVVDWLRTPRPEAEPGVWRFGHRPRPDEEPELVPARRLLAGAVISLLSGWLLWSLLWNNYLGPYWTWPVDLLTPDSWRGTTTFVVAWYTYVSLVALGILVFFARVGHVPELIRRYVRRPRARTAPPPQPRQGADPADWPELRAAGLAEAADRLAEATRTGALGDVDYARIQRAWHGVRTHPGRLAAFTEAVRAQGPAACAHPSGERDLPVRTATHDLATGQVRIGTAADHPRNPYARRTTGVALEPALLGTSLLAVGPAASGKTIHLVRPVTESLCLQALANRAAVVAVTAQGAPLAPDEAFDVVIAVGRPDARHDLDLYGGADDPDEAARTLAEALVGDLVPDSRRAATALAQLIGPYQAAYGRFPGVPELRELLGGAPQALAELRAAVAGDPAQLRELDARARQAERGDDVAVLLAERVAFLDRPAFAGFFRTEGEGRRFSLRAIEHPLRVRVDLPERGHAEASRIVARLLLAQFTEAALARADRSLFACLVLDDATDTITADSVRAIQRLRSAHAGVVLSLRTLQDVPEALRGPLLGAVGCRMAFAGLAPWDGGRFAEMWGTEWVQTRDVTNRQIISDEPLTKAMHFMRRLVTGRAATAEAVTVREVERQRWSASELAHGVPAGHAVLSVTGIRGEHAPPVLVDLRA, from the coding sequence ATGGACAGGGACGGTACGTCGTACGAGGCCCGGGGCACCCACCCCGACCCGCACCCCGCCGCCCCACCACCACGGCCCACGAGCCCCCCCGCGGGCCAGGTGCCGCCGCCGACCCAGAGCATGCCGCGCCCGCCCGTCGGGCCCCCGGCGCCGGGTCCGTCCGTGTCGGCCTTCACCCCGCCCCCGGCCCCGCCCGCGCCGCGTCACGCGCCCGCGTCCCCGGCCGGAGGGTCCGTCGTGGACTGGCTGCGCACTCCCCGGCCCGAGGCCGAGCCCGGCGTGTGGCGCTTCGGCCACCGGCCCCGTCCCGACGAGGAGCCCGAGCTCGTCCCGGCCCGGCGGCTCCTCGCCGGTGCGGTGATCTCGCTGCTCAGTGGCTGGCTGCTGTGGTCCCTGCTGTGGAACAACTATCTGGGCCCCTACTGGACCTGGCCCGTGGACCTGCTCACCCCGGACTCGTGGCGCGGCACCACGACGTTTGTCGTCGCCTGGTACACCTACGTCAGCCTCGTCGCGCTGGGCATCCTCGTCTTCTTCGCCCGCGTCGGCCACGTCCCGGAGCTGATCCGCCGGTACGTCCGCCGCCCCCGCGCCAGGACGGCTCCGCCCCCGCAGCCGCGCCAGGGCGCCGACCCCGCCGACTGGCCCGAGCTGCGCGCGGCCGGACTTGCCGAGGCCGCCGACCGGCTCGCGGAGGCGACCCGCACCGGAGCGCTCGGCGACGTGGACTACGCCCGCATCCAGCGCGCCTGGCACGGCGTACGCACGCACCCCGGCCGCCTCGCCGCGTTCACCGAGGCGGTGCGCGCCCAGGGCCCCGCCGCCTGCGCGCACCCCTCCGGCGAGCGGGACCTCCCGGTCCGTACCGCCACCCACGACCTCGCCACCGGCCAGGTGCGCATCGGCACCGCGGCCGACCACCCGCGCAACCCGTACGCCCGCCGCACCACCGGAGTCGCCCTCGAGCCGGCCCTGCTCGGCACGTCGCTCCTCGCGGTCGGCCCTGCCGCGTCCGGCAAGACGATCCACCTGGTCCGGCCCGTCACCGAGTCGCTGTGCCTCCAGGCACTCGCCAACCGCGCCGCCGTCGTCGCCGTCACCGCGCAGGGCGCGCCGCTCGCGCCGGACGAGGCGTTCGACGTGGTCATCGCGGTGGGCCGCCCCGACGCTCGGCACGACCTCGACCTGTACGGCGGCGCCGATGACCCCGACGAGGCCGCCCGCACCCTCGCGGAGGCCCTGGTCGGGGACCTCGTACCGGACAGCCGCCGCGCCGCGACCGCGCTGGCCCAGCTCATCGGGCCGTACCAGGCCGCGTACGGCCGCTTCCCCGGCGTACCGGAGCTGCGGGAACTCCTCGGCGGCGCCCCGCAGGCCCTCGCCGAACTGCGCGCCGCCGTCGCCGGGGACCCGGCGCAGCTGCGGGAGCTGGACGCGCGGGCCCGGCAGGCCGAGCGCGGCGACGACGTGGCGGTCCTCCTCGCGGAGCGCGTCGCCTTCCTGGACCGCCCGGCCTTCGCCGGCTTCTTCCGCACCGAAGGGGAGGGCCGCCGCTTCTCGCTGCGGGCCATCGAGCACCCGCTGCGCGTCCGCGTGGACCTGCCGGAGCGCGGCCACGCGGAGGCGTCCCGGATCGTCGCGCGGCTGCTGCTGGCCCAGTTCACGGAGGCCGCGCTGGCCCGCGCCGACCGGTCGCTGTTCGCCTGCCTCGTCCTGGACGACGCCACCGACACGATCACCGCCGACTCCGTACGCGCCATCCAGCGCCTCCGCTCGGCGCACGCGGGCGTCGTCCTGTCGCTGCGCACCCTCCAGGACGTGCCGGAGGCGCTGCGCGGGCCGCTGCTCGGCGCGGTGGGCTGCCGGATGGCGTTCGCGGGGCTGGCGCCGTGGGACGGGGGGCGGTTCGCGGAGATGTGGGGCACCGAGTGGGTGCAGACCCGGGACGTCACCAACCGGCAGATCATTTCCGACGAGCCGCTCACGAAGGCCATGCACTTCATGCGGCGCCTGGTCACCGGCCGCGCGGCCACCGCCGAGGCGGTCACGGTACGGGAGGTCGAGCGCCAGCGCTGGTCGGCGTCCGAACTGGCCCACGGCGTCCCGGCGGGCCACGCCGTCCTGTCGGTCACCGGCATCCGGGGCGAACACGCCCCACCCGTCCTGGTGGACCTCCGGGCCTGA
- a CDS encoding PucR family transcriptional regulator, translating into MPLTLASLVQHSALKLAVRAGADHLDTPVRWAHVSELADPVPYMEGGELLLTTAMTLDAEDGEAMRRYVRRLARAGVVGVGFAVGVNYDEIPAALLEAAREEGLPLLEVPRRTPFLAISKAVSAALAADQYRAVTAGFEVQRELTRAALAEGPDAVVARLAAHVDGWAALYDASGAVLTAAPDWAARRAARLTPDVERLRERAAPASAVVGGTDDRVELQSLGTGRRVRGALAVGTGAPLGTAERYAVHSAIALLTLTTERSRSLQAAEQRLGAAVLRMMLAGQPDHARTVAGDLYGGLLDAPFRLLIAEVAGDPDPAAEPPLAVLADALEAAAARAGEAVLTVPEGDDRLVVLAEDGGAVVTACDAYAAREADDAGAVIGLSAPAGPIAATTAYKQAEQALSVARRRGRALVEHEELATGSLLPLLADDAVRAFADGMLRALYEHDATGRGDLVASVRAWLSRHGQWDAAAADLGVHRHTLRYRMRRVEEILGRSLDDPDVRMELWLALKTTGDRPPTYDKGTT; encoded by the coding sequence ATGCCGCTCACCCTCGCCTCGCTCGTCCAGCACTCCGCGCTCAAGCTCGCCGTGCGCGCCGGCGCGGACCACCTCGACACGCCCGTCCGCTGGGCGCACGTCAGCGAGCTCGCCGACCCCGTCCCGTACATGGAGGGCGGCGAGCTGCTGCTCACCACCGCCATGACGCTCGACGCCGAGGACGGCGAGGCCATGCGCCGGTACGTCCGCAGGCTCGCCCGCGCCGGGGTCGTCGGGGTCGGGTTCGCGGTCGGCGTCAACTACGACGAGATCCCCGCGGCCCTGCTGGAAGCCGCCCGCGAGGAGGGCCTGCCGCTGCTGGAGGTGCCGCGCCGCACCCCGTTCCTCGCCATCTCCAAGGCCGTCTCCGCCGCGCTCGCCGCCGACCAGTACCGGGCGGTGACCGCCGGGTTCGAGGTGCAGCGGGAGCTGACCCGGGCGGCGCTCGCCGAGGGCCCCGACGCCGTGGTGGCCAGGCTCGCCGCGCACGTGGACGGGTGGGCGGCGCTGTACGACGCGTCCGGCGCCGTACTGACCGCCGCCCCCGACTGGGCGGCGCGGCGGGCCGCCCGGCTCACCCCGGACGTGGAGCGCCTGCGTGAGCGCGCCGCCCCGGCCAGCGCCGTGGTCGGGGGCACGGACGACCGGGTCGAGCTCCAGTCGCTGGGCACCGGGCGGCGCGTGCGGGGCGCGCTGGCGGTGGGCACGGGCGCGCCGCTCGGCACGGCGGAGCGGTACGCCGTCCACTCCGCCATCGCCCTGCTGACCCTCACCACGGAACGGTCCCGTTCCCTCCAGGCCGCCGAACAGCGCCTGGGCGCGGCCGTGCTGCGGATGATGCTGGCCGGGCAGCCCGACCACGCCCGCACGGTCGCCGGTGACCTGTACGGGGGGCTGCTCGACGCCCCGTTCCGGCTGCTCATCGCGGAGGTGGCGGGCGACCCGGACCCGGCCGCCGAACCGCCGCTCGCCGTGCTGGCCGACGCGCTGGAGGCGGCCGCCGCCCGCGCCGGGGAGGCCGTGCTGACCGTCCCGGAGGGCGACGACAGGCTGGTCGTCCTGGCCGAGGACGGGGGAGCGGTGGTCACCGCCTGCGACGCGTACGCCGCCCGGGAGGCCGACGACGCGGGCGCCGTGATCGGGCTGTCCGCCCCCGCCGGGCCGATAGCGGCCACCACCGCCTACAAGCAGGCCGAGCAGGCGCTGTCCGTGGCCCGCCGCCGCGGCCGCGCCCTCGTCGAGCACGAGGAGCTGGCGACGGGCTCCCTGCTGCCGCTCCTCGCCGACGACGCCGTACGGGCGTTCGCGGACGGGATGCTGAGGGCGCTGTACGAGCACGACGCGACCGGCCGCGGCGACCTGGTGGCCTCCGTCCGCGCCTGGCTGTCCCGGCACGGCCAGTGGGACGCGGCGGCGGCCGACCTGGGCGTCCACCGCCACACGCTGCGGTACCGGATGCGGCGCGTCGAGGAGATCCTGGGCCGCTCCCTGGACGACCCGGACGTCCGCATGGAGCTGTGGCTCGCCCTCAAGACGACGGGCGACCGGCCGCCGACGTACGACAAGGGCACCACGTAG
- a CDS encoding aldehyde dehydrogenase family protein yields MTATHAFWLAGRQATGETTFDVTSPWDGHLVGQVSVPTEAQVEEAVAAAHAVLDEFAATPAHVRAAALDHVSKRLAERTEEIARLITAENGKPLKWARGEVGRAVSVFRFAAEEARRFNGGEAQRLDTDAGGTGRLALTRRFPKGVVLGIAPFNFPLNLCAHKVAPAIAVGAPIILKPAPATPLSALILGEILAETDLPAGSWSVLPVTNDRMPALVQDERLPVISFTGSDKVGYAIQQSVPHKHCTLELGGNAAAVVLADWSSEEDLDWAATRIATFSNYQGGQSCISVQRVIADASVYDRLVPKIVAAVEAQGTGDPNDEATEVGPLVSEDAAKRVESWVDEAVKGGAALLTGGKREGATYAPTVLADLSADATLACEEVFGPVLTLHKVDGEAAAFAEVNNSKFGLQSGVFTHDLQTAFRAHRALEVGGVIIGDVPSYRADQMPYGGVKQSGVGREGVAYAMDDYTYERVLVLTGLAL; encoded by the coding sequence ATGACTGCCACCCACGCCTTCTGGCTCGCCGGCCGCCAGGCCACCGGCGAGACCACCTTCGACGTCACCTCCCCCTGGGACGGCCACCTCGTCGGCCAGGTGAGCGTGCCCACCGAGGCCCAGGTCGAAGAGGCGGTGGCCGCCGCCCACGCCGTCCTCGACGAGTTCGCCGCCACTCCAGCGCACGTCCGTGCCGCCGCCCTCGACCATGTGTCGAAGCGGCTCGCCGAGCGGACCGAGGAGATCGCGCGGCTCATCACCGCCGAGAACGGCAAGCCCCTGAAGTGGGCCCGCGGTGAGGTCGGCCGCGCCGTCTCCGTCTTCCGCTTCGCCGCCGAGGAGGCCCGCCGCTTCAACGGCGGCGAGGCCCAGCGCCTCGACACGGACGCGGGCGGCACGGGCCGTCTGGCCCTGACGCGCCGCTTCCCCAAGGGCGTCGTCCTCGGTATCGCGCCGTTCAACTTCCCGCTGAACCTGTGCGCCCACAAGGTCGCCCCGGCCATCGCCGTCGGCGCCCCGATCATCCTCAAGCCTGCCCCGGCGACCCCGCTCTCCGCCCTGATCCTGGGCGAGATCCTCGCCGAGACCGACCTGCCCGCCGGCTCGTGGTCGGTCCTGCCGGTCACCAACGACCGCATGCCCGCCCTCGTCCAGGACGAGCGCCTGCCGGTCATCTCCTTCACCGGCTCGGACAAGGTCGGCTACGCCATCCAGCAGTCCGTGCCGCACAAGCACTGCACGCTGGAGCTGGGCGGCAACGCCGCGGCCGTCGTCCTCGCCGACTGGTCCTCCGAGGAGGACCTGGACTGGGCGGCGACCCGCATCGCCACCTTCTCCAACTACCAGGGCGGCCAGTCCTGCATCTCCGTCCAGCGGGTCATCGCGGACGCCTCGGTGTACGACCGGCTCGTCCCGAAGATCGTCGCCGCGGTCGAGGCGCAGGGCACCGGCGACCCGAACGACGAGGCCACCGAGGTCGGCCCGCTCGTCAGCGAGGACGCGGCCAAGCGCGTCGAGTCGTGGGTGGACGAGGCCGTCAAGGGCGGCGCGGCGCTCCTGACCGGCGGCAAGCGCGAGGGCGCGACCTACGCCCCGACCGTGCTCGCCGACTTGTCTGCCGACGCGACCCTCGCCTGCGAGGAGGTCTTCGGCCCGGTCCTGACGCTGCACAAGGTGGACGGCGAGGCCGCCGCGTTCGCCGAGGTCAACAACTCCAAGTTCGGCCTCCAGTCCGGTGTGTTCACCCACGACCTCCAGACCGCGTTCCGCGCCCACCGCGCGCTGGAGGTCGGCGGCGTGATCATCGGCGACGTGCCTTCGTACCGCGCGGACCAGATGCCGTACGGCGGCGTCAAGCAGTCCGGCGTCGGCCGCGAGGGCGTCGCCTACGCGATGGACGACTACACGTACGAGCGCGTCCTCGTCCTCACGGGTCTGGCCCTGTAA